One genomic window of Methanosarcina acetivorans C2A includes the following:
- a CDS encoding phytoene desaturase family protein: MKSIVIGAGLGGLLSAARLAKAGHEVEVFERLPLTGGRFTNLDYKGFQLSSGAFHMLPNGPGGPLARLIEEIGADVHIVRSEMTTIRVPLKKGKTDYAKGFKDISFNDFPSLLSYKDRMKIALLIVSTRKNRPAGTTLQAWIKAQVNDEWLVKFADSFCGWALSLKSDEVPVEEIFEIIENMYRFGGPGIPIGGCKGIIDALEAVIQASGGKIHTGQEVSKILVENGKVAGVVAENKEHNADIVISNLGHTATALLCREVLSEKMHSDYLKMLQTLKPSAGIKICLAADEPLIGHSGVLLTPYTRRINGINEVTQADPKLAPPGKHLTMCHQYVAPENIKNLEAEIQMGLDDLKEVFPGKKYEVLLIQSYHDGWPVNRAASGTDPGNETPFIGLYVVGDGAKGKGGIEVEGVALGVSSTVKKILG, translated from the coding sequence ATGAAATCGATTGTAATCGGGGCAGGCCTCGGAGGGCTGTTAAGCGCGGCCAGGCTCGCAAAGGCAGGGCATGAAGTTGAAGTTTTTGAAAGGCTTCCTCTCACAGGAGGCAGGTTTACCAATCTCGATTATAAAGGGTTCCAGCTCTCAAGCGGAGCTTTCCATATGCTCCCCAACGGGCCCGGAGGTCCGCTTGCCCGGCTCATCGAAGAAATCGGAGCTGATGTGCATATCGTTCGGTCGGAAATGACCACCATACGCGTGCCGCTCAAGAAAGGAAAAACAGATTATGCAAAAGGCTTTAAAGATATCTCTTTTAATGATTTTCCCTCGCTTCTTTCCTATAAAGATCGCATGAAAATTGCTCTTTTAATTGTGAGCACAAGAAAGAACCGTCCGGCAGGAACTACGCTTCAAGCCTGGATAAAGGCTCAGGTCAATGATGAGTGGCTGGTCAAATTTGCCGATTCTTTCTGCGGCTGGGCGCTCAGCCTGAAAAGCGATGAAGTCCCGGTAGAAGAGATTTTTGAGATAATAGAAAACATGTATAGGTTCGGAGGTCCCGGAATTCCAATCGGGGGGTGCAAGGGGATTATTGATGCCCTTGAAGCCGTAATTCAGGCAAGCGGGGGAAAAATCCATACCGGACAGGAAGTCTCGAAAATCCTGGTTGAAAACGGAAAAGTTGCCGGGGTTGTTGCTGAAAACAAAGAACATAATGCTGATATCGTTATCAGCAACCTTGGGCACACAGCAACCGCTCTGCTCTGTAGGGAAGTCCTCTCCGAAAAAATGCATTCTGATTACCTTAAAATGCTTCAGACCCTTAAGCCGTCTGCCGGAATAAAGATTTGCCTTGCCGCAGACGAGCCTCTGATCGGGCACTCCGGAGTCCTGTTAACTCCCTATACCAGGCGGATAAACGGAATCAATGAGGTTACTCAGGCTGACCCGAAACTTGCCCCTCCGGGAAAACACCTTACCATGTGCCACCAGTATGTAGCCCCTGAGAACATAAAGAACCTCGAAGCCGAAATTCAGATGGGGCTTGACGACCTCAAAGAAGTTTTCCCCGGCAAGAAGTATGAAGTCCTGCTTATCCAGTCCTACCACGACGGATGGCCCGTAAACAGGGCAGCTTCGGGTACGGACCCCGGAAACGAAACTCCTTTTATCGGGCTCTATGTCGTAGGAGACGGGGCCAAAGGAAAGGGAGGAATAGAAGTTGAAGGGGTAGCCCTTGGCGTCTCTTCGACTGTGAAGAAAATCCTGGGCTGA
- a CDS encoding DUF362 domain-containing protein, with product MKINDNCVGCGQCASFCKKGAIEVRGRARATDACVECGLCVPYCPVKAIEVLV from the coding sequence ATGAAAATAAACGATAACTGTGTAGGGTGCGGCCAGTGCGCTTCTTTCTGCAAAAAAGGAGCAATTGAGGTACGAGGGAGAGCACGGGCTACCGATGCCTGCGTGGAATGCGGGCTGTGTGTCCCCTACTGCCCTGTAAAAGCCATCGAGGTACTGGTATGA
- the fpoA gene encoding F420H2 dehydrogenase subunit FpoA yields the protein MIGDTMSGIIDSYIPVAIFLAVGLIMPPMTMFMVKQLSPRSKAASKYTTYESGSIPTGTARIQFNVEYYLYAIAFVLFDIEVLFLYPWATVYKGHGITSIAVVEMFVFIFILLFGYVYLWKKEALTWVK from the coding sequence TTGATAGGTGATACGATGTCTGGAATAATTGATAGCTATATACCGGTTGCGATATTTCTTGCCGTGGGGCTGATCATGCCGCCCATGACAATGTTCATGGTAAAGCAACTGAGTCCGAGGAGCAAGGCAGCCAGCAAATACACGACATACGAATCAGGTTCCATTCCTACGGGAACTGCCAGAATCCAGTTCAATGTTGAGTATTATCTCTATGCGATTGCTTTTGTTCTCTTTGATATTGAGGTGCTTTTCCTTTACCCGTGGGCTACCGTCTATAAGGGGCATGGGATTACCTCAATTGCAGTAGTTGAGATGTTTGTATTTATCTTCATACTGCTCTTCGGATACGTGTATCTCTGGAAGAAGGAGGCCCTTACATGGGTGAAGTGA
- the fpoB gene encoding F(420)H(2) dehydrogenase subunit B, producing MGEVKETKTNNTTGTPEEEIPGVITTTTNAISDFLKKTKAQDLINWGRKNSLWFMTQPMGCCGVEMIATGCAHYDTDRFGIIPRNSPRHADVMIISGYVTKKYLPALKRLWEQMPAPKWVIAMGDCSISGGPFYESYSTVQNIDELFPIDVFIPGCPPRPEALIQGFVELQEKIKAKKDRGTEY from the coding sequence ATGGGTGAAGTGAAGGAGACAAAAACGAACAACACAACAGGAACTCCGGAAGAAGAAATTCCCGGCGTAATCACAACAACTACCAATGCGATCAGCGACTTTCTCAAGAAAACCAAGGCTCAGGACCTGATCAACTGGGGGCGAAAAAACTCGCTCTGGTTCATGACCCAGCCAATGGGTTGCTGCGGTGTGGAAATGATCGCTACGGGCTGTGCCCATTATGATACTGACCGCTTCGGGATTATCCCCAGGAACTCCCCGAGGCATGCGGATGTCATGATCATCAGTGGTTATGTGACAAAAAAATACCTGCCTGCCTTAAAAAGGCTCTGGGAACAGATGCCGGCTCCCAAATGGGTTATCGCCATGGGGGACTGTTCGATCAGCGGCGGTCCCTTCTATGAGTCTTACAGCACGGTGCAGAATATCGATGAACTCTTTCCTATCGATGTCTTCATTCCCGGATGCCCGCCCAGACCCGAAGCCCTGATCCAGGGGTTTGTGGAACTGCAGGAAAAGATTAAAGCCAAAAAAGACCGGGGCACGGAATACTGA
- the fpoC gene encoding F420H2 dehydrogenase subunit FpoC — MDAMTIIESLTGKFPEAISEAEVESPIRIRAYADKEKAKEVCQYLKDSLQFDHLCSVCGVDYPQRNEQEVVYHIASYDHPVVLMLKARLPRDSPEIESIVPVYWNANWYERETYELFGIFFKNHPNLKALVLPEDMLGEWPLRKDYEGFPNRTARNLV, encoded by the coding sequence ATGGATGCCATGACAATTATCGAATCATTAACCGGGAAATTTCCGGAGGCAATTTCCGAAGCCGAGGTCGAATCCCCTATCCGTATCAGGGCATATGCGGATAAGGAGAAAGCAAAAGAGGTCTGCCAGTACCTCAAGGACTCACTTCAGTTCGACCACCTCTGTTCCGTTTGCGGAGTGGACTATCCTCAGAGGAACGAGCAGGAAGTAGTGTATCATATAGCTTCGTATGACCATCCCGTTGTCCTGATGCTCAAAGCAAGGCTGCCCAGGGATTCTCCTGAAATCGAGTCTATCGTACCGGTATACTGGAATGCGAACTGGTATGAGAGAGAAACCTACGAACTCTTCGGGATCTTCTTTAAAAACCACCCGAACCTGAAGGCTCTTGTGCTCCCCGAAGATATGCTGGGAGAGTGGCCTCTCCGGAAAGACTACGAAGGTTTCCCGAACAGGACAGCAAGAAACCTTGTGTGA
- the fpoD gene encoding F420H2 dehydrogenase subunit FpoD, with protein MEEMLEPNEMIVHLGPQHPMQPGPFRLNLRLKGETVMDAEVELGFIHKGIEKILENKTYLQGITIVDRICYLVALTNEECFVGCTEKLLGIEPPERAQYIRVILEELSRLQSHLLGMGEFGEFIGFVSMFMYTIKEREDILTLIDMVTGARVTHSYLKFGGVRDDLPEGFKEKALPVLNNLKKVISDYEEMFNSDRIYRERTVGVGVLTADVAKNLGVSGPPLRATGVPFDIRKNEPYLVYKDLDFKVCTETAGDCFARVQVRLNEMRESIYILEQCLDQIPNGPLFPEGTPYGRRTPVMRVPAGEVFHRVEDPRGEMGMYMISDGSDKPYRVKVRGPYYPTLQALPPLIKGTTVADVAAISGSMDGCTSEADR; from the coding sequence ATGGAAGAAATGCTTGAACCAAATGAAATGATCGTACACCTGGGCCCCCAGCATCCCATGCAGCCCGGACCTTTCAGGTTAAACCTGAGGTTGAAAGGGGAAACCGTAATGGATGCTGAAGTGGAACTGGGTTTCATTCACAAGGGAATTGAAAAAATCCTGGAGAACAAGACCTACCTCCAGGGAATAACGATAGTGGACAGGATCTGCTACCTTGTAGCCCTTACAAACGAAGAATGCTTTGTGGGCTGCACTGAAAAGCTGCTGGGTATCGAACCTCCGGAGAGAGCACAGTATATAAGAGTCATTTTAGAAGAACTCTCAAGGCTCCAGAGTCACCTGCTCGGCATGGGAGAGTTCGGGGAGTTCATCGGCTTTGTCTCCATGTTCATGTACACCATCAAGGAAAGGGAAGATATACTAACCCTTATTGACATGGTCACAGGAGCAAGGGTCACCCACAGCTACCTGAAGTTCGGAGGGGTTCGCGACGACCTGCCCGAAGGCTTCAAGGAAAAAGCCCTCCCTGTCCTGAACAACCTCAAAAAAGTCATTTCCGACTACGAAGAAATGTTCAATTCGGACAGGATTTACAGGGAAAGAACCGTAGGAGTCGGCGTCCTGACCGCAGACGTTGCAAAGAACCTCGGGGTTTCGGGCCCTCCGCTGCGGGCAACGGGAGTCCCCTTCGATATCCGGAAGAACGAACCTTATCTTGTGTATAAGGACCTCGACTTCAAGGTCTGCACGGAAACTGCAGGCGACTGTTTTGCAAGGGTGCAGGTCAGGCTCAACGAGATGCGGGAAAGCATCTACATCCTTGAGCAGTGCCTTGACCAGATCCCGAACGGCCCCCTCTTCCCTGAAGGCACCCCTTACGGCAGAAGGACTCCTGTAATGAGAGTGCCTGCCGGAGAAGTCTTCCACAGGGTCGAAGACCCGAGAGGCGAAATGGGCATGTACATGATCTCCGACGGTAGCGACAAGCCTTACAGAGTAAAAGTCCGAGGCCCTTACTACCCGACCCTGCAGGCTCTGCCTCCATTGATCAAAGGCACAACAGTTGCGGACGTTGCGGCGATTTCAGGCAGCATGGACGGCTGTACCAGTGAAGCAGACAGGTGA
- the fpoH gene encoding F420H2 dehydrogenase subunit FpoH has product MIEIPEFIIPLIPWIRGVVGLVLVGAIFLGAMGAVWLERKLSADIQFRYGPSRVGKFGLLQLVADAIKLFTKEDMRPRNADRLLFDNAPIFMMSSVFLMLVAIPVGAVFINGVEYPLAVTEMDISVLYIEAMSAITIFGIFMIAYGSNNKYSLLGAFRNFARMVGYEVPLGITVVSVAIMTGSLNIVEIASAQGLLWNIFLQPIGFIVFFIALMADMGRLPFDQNESEEELVAGWITEYTGMRFGLGFFAEYIHMILGSFLVALLFLGGWNVPAFVANNPVLGLIAPTGFFLLKTVLVLMTIIGMRWAVPRFRIDQVVDLSWKRLLPLSLLNLVWAVGLGLYLGA; this is encoded by the coding sequence ATGATAGAAATTCCTGAATTCATAATTCCCTTAATCCCCTGGATCCGCGGGGTCGTGGGCCTGGTTCTTGTGGGAGCCATCTTCCTTGGAGCAATGGGGGCTGTCTGGCTTGAGCGGAAACTTTCAGCTGATATCCAGTTCAGGTACGGGCCTTCAAGGGTAGGCAAGTTCGGGCTCCTGCAGCTGGTAGCCGATGCAATCAAGCTCTTTACCAAAGAGGACATGAGACCGAGAAATGCTGACCGTCTTCTCTTTGATAATGCTCCTATTTTCATGATGAGCTCGGTTTTCCTGATGCTTGTTGCAATCCCGGTGGGCGCGGTCTTCATCAATGGGGTTGAATACCCCCTGGCTGTAACAGAGATGGATATCAGCGTCCTTTATATTGAGGCAATGTCTGCAATTACCATTTTCGGTATCTTCATGATTGCCTACGGTTCTAACAACAAATATTCCCTGCTCGGAGCCTTCAGGAACTTCGCCCGGATGGTCGGGTATGAAGTGCCCCTCGGAATTACTGTTGTCAGTGTTGCTATAATGACAGGTTCCCTGAACATTGTGGAAATTGCCAGCGCTCAGGGGCTGCTCTGGAATATCTTCCTGCAGCCGATCGGATTCATTGTTTTCTTTATTGCCCTTATGGCTGATATGGGGAGGCTTCCCTTCGACCAGAACGAGTCTGAAGAAGAACTGGTCGCAGGCTGGATTACCGAATACACCGGAATGCGTTTCGGGCTCGGGTTCTTTGCCGAGTATATCCACATGATCCTTGGTTCCTTCCTTGTTGCACTCCTTTTCCTCGGAGGCTGGAACGTGCCGGCTTTTGTTGCAAACAACCCGGTGCTCGGTCTGATTGCCCCCACAGGTTTCTTCCTTCTTAAAACCGTACTTGTGCTGATGACTATCATCGGAATGAGGTGGGCTGTCCCGAGGTTCAGGATCGACCAGGTTGTGGACCTGAGCTGGAAGAGACTCCTGCCCTTATCCTTATTGAACCTTGTCTGGGCCGTGGGCCTTGGACTTTATCTGGGGGCTTAA
- the fpoI gene encoding F420H2 dehydrogenase subunit FpoI, with translation MVLKNIKYAVKNIPKKRVTRLCPEVESPLSDRFRGLQILDKSKCIGCGICANTCPNNAIKIVKAPIAPGSSKQRWFPEIDIGHCLFCGLCIDQCPKGALSSGKEYTKGMVKWAHKDLLMTPEKLAREVDIKEGDEK, from the coding sequence ATGGTTCTTAAAAATATCAAGTATGCAGTAAAAAACATTCCTAAAAAACGCGTAACCAGGCTGTGTCCGGAAGTGGAAAGCCCGCTCTCCGACAGGTTCAGAGGGCTTCAGATCCTCGACAAAAGCAAATGCATAGGCTGTGGGATCTGTGCAAATACCTGCCCTAACAACGCGATCAAGATCGTAAAAGCCCCGATTGCGCCGGGCAGCAGCAAGCAGCGCTGGTTCCCAGAAATCGACATAGGTCACTGCCTCTTCTGCGGGCTCTGTATTGACCAGTGCCCCAAAGGTGCTCTTTCCAGCGGGAAAGAATATACCAAGGGTATGGTTAAATGGGCTCACAAAGATCTGCTCATGACCCCTGAAAAACTCGCAAGGGAAGTGGATATCAAGGAAGGTGATGAGAAATGA
- a CDS encoding NADH-quinone oxidoreductase subunit J: MIGLETVGAALEMAVFGLLAFVTVFFAIFVVIAKDVVRAGLALIMCMFGVAALYILLNAQFLGIIQVLVYIGAIGVLILFAVMLTKRHLGGGSRAD; the protein is encoded by the coding sequence ATGATCGGACTTGAAACGGTCGGAGCAGCTCTGGAAATGGCTGTCTTCGGACTCCTTGCGTTTGTCACGGTTTTCTTTGCAATCTTTGTGGTTATTGCAAAAGATGTCGTTAGAGCCGGGCTTGCCCTGATTATGTGCATGTTCGGTGTTGCAGCACTTTATATCCTCTTAAACGCTCAGTTCCTTGGAATAATTCAGGTGCTGGTCTATATAGGAGCAATAGGAGTGCTAATCCTCTTTGCGGTTATGCTTACAAAGCGCCATCTGGGAGGTGGGTCCCGTGCGGATTAA
- the fpoJ gene encoding F420H2 dehydrogenase subunit FpoJ — translation MRINRPLALLVSLLFVAVIVTGVFGTSWHTVSELPENPADPSNIQGIGMLIFTQYVVPFEVLSIVLLASLIGAIYMAKGEGNR, via the coding sequence GTGCGGATTAACCGTCCTCTGGCTCTTCTTGTATCTCTGCTCTTTGTCGCGGTTATAGTGACAGGAGTTTTCGGGACTTCCTGGCATACGGTTTCGGAACTCCCTGAGAACCCGGCTGACCCGAGCAATATCCAAGGTATAGGCATGTTGATCTTCACCCAGTACGTGGTACCTTTCGAGGTCCTGTCAATTGTCCTGCTCGCATCCCTTATAGGGGCAATCTATATGGCAAAAGGAGAGGGCAACAGATGA
- the fpoK gene encoding F420H2 dehydrogenase subunit FpoK: MTAIPLTFYLGLAALLFSIGLYGVMTHKSGIRMIMCIELMLNSANLNLVAFSSYTDTLNGQVFAIFSIALAAAEAAVGFAIFMAIYRMHDKINLDELNILRW; encoded by the coding sequence ATGACTGCTATTCCGTTAACATTTTATCTGGGGCTTGCAGCCCTGCTCTTTTCAATCGGACTTTATGGCGTGATGACCCATAAAAGCGGTATCAGGATGATCATGTGTATCGAACTCATGCTGAACTCCGCAAACCTGAACCTTGTAGCTTTTTCAAGCTATACGGACACCCTGAACGGGCAGGTATTTGCCATATTTTCAATTGCCCTTGCAGCCGCTGAAGCAGCAGTAGGGTTTGCGATTTTCATGGCAATCTACAGAATGCATGATAAAATTAATCTTGATGAGCTTAACATTCTGAGGTGGTAA
- the fpoL gene encoding F420H2 dehydrogenase subunit FpoL — protein sequence MVKTALEEFAFLIPLLPALAFAITFFFGKKMPSGGAIVPILAIAASFVISFAITLGLLANPGEVVSQSYSWFAVLDIGILIDPLAAVMLSMVSFVSLLIHIYAVSYMSHDAGKARYFAETALFTAAMLSLVLSDNILQLFVSWELVGLCSYLLIGFWFEKPSAAAAAKKAFLTTRVGDVMFLTGIIVLTSDLLKLAGGFQEGVYLLRFDEIFSYIPQLSALQANIFGFEVSHLTIITLLFFGGAVGKSGQFPLHVWLPDAMEGPTTVSALIHAATMVTAGVYLVARTFPMFIAAPGTLMVIAYLGGFTALFAGTMGIVMNDLKRVLAYSTISQLGYMMLALGLGATVGLEAVGVSLFHLINHAFFKALLFLCAGSVIHAVGTQDMRELGGVGKVMPITAGTMAIAALSLAGFGIPGTSIGTSGFMSKDPIIENAYLFAEHSGNWIPYIFAIAAALLTSIYIFRLIFMTFAGKPRSDYHGHESPSIMTVPLSILALFALVFGSLTRTGFMNFLEETFTNSFVDLNIGNLAGIGGYELVEAAGHEPVLILWLPLIMAVAGLAIAFVIYYLRVFSLGPIASMKNPIYRLLYKRYYQHEIYTEFFSIGIVYGVIAFLTQVVDVIVDSIVEGIGILTVGVGEELRKVQTGVVQTYATVIIAGVSLLIILIKLITEVL from the coding sequence GTGGTAAAAACGGCACTGGAAGAATTTGCATTTTTGATCCCCTTGCTTCCGGCACTGGCTTTTGCGATCACCTTCTTCTTTGGCAAGAAAATGCCATCCGGAGGGGCAATCGTTCCCATCCTTGCCATCGCCGCCTCCTTTGTAATCTCTTTTGCGATTACCCTTGGGCTGCTGGCAAACCCCGGAGAGGTCGTAAGCCAGTCCTATTCCTGGTTTGCAGTGCTTGACATAGGAATCTTAATTGACCCTCTGGCTGCAGTTATGCTGTCAATGGTCTCCTTTGTGAGCCTGTTAATCCATATCTACGCAGTTAGCTACATGTCCCATGATGCGGGAAAAGCCAGGTACTTTGCAGAAACCGCACTGTTTACCGCTGCAATGCTTTCCCTGGTCCTCTCGGACAATATCCTGCAGCTCTTTGTTTCCTGGGAACTTGTCGGGCTCTGTTCCTATCTCCTGATAGGGTTCTGGTTCGAAAAACCTTCGGCTGCGGCTGCTGCCAAGAAAGCTTTTCTGACAACCAGGGTCGGAGACGTAATGTTCCTTACAGGAATAATCGTGCTTACTTCCGACCTCCTGAAACTTGCAGGCGGCTTCCAGGAAGGAGTATATCTGCTTCGCTTTGACGAAATTTTCAGCTATATCCCTCAGCTTTCAGCCCTGCAGGCAAACATTTTCGGCTTTGAAGTAAGCCACCTTACTATTATCACCCTGCTCTTCTTCGGTGGGGCCGTAGGAAAATCCGGGCAGTTCCCCTTACATGTGTGGCTGCCCGATGCAATGGAAGGTCCGACAACCGTCTCAGCCCTCATCCATGCAGCAACAATGGTCACTGCCGGGGTTTACCTGGTCGCAAGGACTTTCCCGATGTTTATCGCAGCCCCCGGTACCCTCATGGTCATTGCGTACCTGGGAGGCTTTACTGCGCTCTTTGCAGGCACAATGGGCATTGTAATGAACGACCTGAAGCGTGTACTCGCTTATTCGACCATCAGCCAGCTCGGGTACATGATGCTTGCCCTGGGCCTTGGGGCTACAGTAGGACTTGAAGCAGTCGGAGTTTCCCTTTTCCACCTGATCAACCACGCTTTCTTCAAAGCCCTTCTCTTCCTCTGTGCAGGCAGTGTAATCCATGCAGTCGGCACCCAGGACATGAGAGAGCTGGGAGGCGTCGGAAAGGTAATGCCGATCACTGCCGGAACCATGGCCATCGCAGCCCTTTCCCTTGCGGGCTTCGGGATTCCCGGAACCTCGATAGGGACAAGCGGCTTTATGTCAAAGGATCCGATCATTGAAAATGCATACCTTTTCGCAGAACACAGCGGGAACTGGATCCCCTATATCTTCGCAATTGCTGCAGCCCTCCTGACCTCTATTTACATCTTCAGGCTGATCTTCATGACCTTTGCAGGAAAGCCAAGAAGCGATTATCATGGGCATGAATCCCCCTCCATTATGACCGTTCCCCTCTCCATACTGGCCCTTTTTGCCCTTGTTTTCGGTTCGCTGACAAGGACCGGCTTTATGAATTTCCTTGAAGAAACCTTTACCAACAGTTTTGTGGACCTGAATATAGGAAACCTTGCAGGCATAGGCGGATACGAGCTTGTAGAGGCAGCCGGGCATGAACCTGTCTTAATCCTGTGGCTCCCGTTAATCATGGCCGTTGCAGGCCTTGCAATCGCTTTCGTGATCTATTACCTCAGAGTATTCAGCCTCGGGCCTATAGCTTCTATGAAGAACCCGATTTACAGGCTGCTCTACAAGCGCTACTACCAGCACGAAATCTATACCGAGTTTTTCTCGATAGGTATAGTGTACGGAGTTATCGCTTTCCTTACGCAGGTAGTTGATGTGATCGTCGACAGTATCGTTGAAGGAATCGGAATTCTCACGGTTGGAGTCGGTGAAGAACTCCGGAAGGTTCAGACCGGGGTTGTCCAGACCTATGCAACCGTCATAATCGCGGGTGTGAGCCTGCTGATAATACTAATTAAATTGATAACGGAGGTACTCTGA
- the fpoM gene encoding F(420)H(2) dehydrogenase subunit M, with the protein MLPVASLLILVPLIFAAVTFFTKTKDQAAGLGLIGSLVTLGLTLYAYLNFDSSTAAMQFYESVPWVPFLGINYSVGIDGISMPLILLNAIVIPLLILFSWKEDREAPNRFYGLILTMQAAVIGVFVALDFVVFYIFWELTLVPLFFIVNIWGGEKRAHASYKFFIYTHVASLVMLLGIFGLFYTALHQTGIPTFDIRELIAQFQFFESGLMRDAIFLAILFGFLAKLPTFPFHSWLPDAYTEAPTAGSVLFILLKIGGYGLFRISLPMLPNTGNPNLMIMMLGLLGSFSIVYGALLALRQKDLKRMIAYSSLSHMGFVTLGSAGLVALSVSGAMFQQFSHGLIMSIMFMSAGAIQTTTGTRIINDLGGLARKMPMLAVLMMVGFMASLGLPGLTGFIAEFLVLTFSFVNLPGFVLLALLAIVITAGYHLWAMQRAMFGVYNEKLGSIRDINSMQVFSMGVIALLVLYFGLNPSPVLNMMIKNSEAIVSLAAVMGV; encoded by the coding sequence ATGCTGCCGGTCGCATCGTTGTTGATTCTGGTGCCGCTGATTTTCGCAGCTGTGACCTTTTTCACAAAAACAAAAGACCAGGCTGCAGGGCTGGGCCTTATCGGGTCCCTTGTGACTCTGGGCCTTACCCTTTACGCCTATCTGAACTTTGACAGCAGCACTGCTGCAATGCAGTTCTATGAATCCGTTCCGTGGGTTCCCTTCCTCGGGATCAACTATTCGGTTGGAATTGACGGCATTTCCATGCCCCTTATCCTCCTGAATGCAATCGTTATCCCCCTCCTGATCCTATTCAGCTGGAAAGAGGACAGGGAAGCTCCGAACAGGTTCTACGGGCTGATCCTCACCATGCAGGCCGCAGTCATAGGGGTCTTTGTGGCCCTTGACTTCGTAGTCTTCTATATCTTCTGGGAGCTGACCCTTGTCCCCCTCTTCTTCATCGTAAACATCTGGGGAGGAGAAAAGCGGGCTCATGCGTCCTACAAGTTCTTTATCTACACACACGTTGCATCTCTGGTGATGCTTCTCGGGATCTTCGGGCTCTTCTACACAGCCCTGCACCAGACCGGAATTCCGACCTTTGACATCCGAGAGCTGATCGCACAGTTCCAGTTCTTCGAATCCGGCCTGATGAGAGACGCAATATTCCTGGCAATCCTCTTCGGGTTCCTGGCAAAGCTGCCGACCTTTCCCTTCCATTCCTGGCTTCCGGATGCATATACCGAAGCTCCGACCGCGGGCAGTGTACTCTTTATCCTGCTCAAGATCGGAGGTTACGGGCTTTTCAGGATCTCCCTTCCTATGCTCCCTAACACCGGGAACCCTAACCTGATGATCATGATGCTGGGCTTGCTTGGTTCCTTCAGCATAGTCTACGGGGCTCTGCTCGCTCTGCGGCAGAAAGACCTCAAGCGCATGATTGCTTACTCCAGTTTGAGCCATATGGGCTTTGTTACCCTGGGTTCGGCCGGTCTTGTTGCTCTTTCGGTTTCAGGCGCCATGTTCCAGCAGTTTTCCCACGGGCTTATCATGAGCATTATGTTCATGTCCGCCGGAGCAATCCAGACAACTACAGGCACAAGGATCATTAACGACCTCGGCGGGCTTGCAAGGAAGATGCCGATGCTCGCCGTGCTTATGATGGTAGGCTTTATGGCATCGCTCGGGCTTCCGGGCCTGACAGGCTTTATTGCCGAGTTCCTGGTCCTGACTTTCAGCTTTGTGAACCTGCCCGGTTTTGTCTTACTTGCCCTGCTGGCAATAGTGATTACTGCGGGTTACCACCTCTGGGCAATGCAGAGAGCAATGTTCGGAGTGTACAATGAGAAACTCGGGAGTATCAGGGACATCAATTCCATGCAGGTCTTTTCAATGGGAGTCATCGCCCTACTCGTGCTTTATTTCGGCCTGAACCCGAGTCCGGTGCTTAATATGATGATTAAGAATTCGGAAGCAATAGTCAGCCTGGCGGCTGTCATGGGGGTGTAA